The Bacillota bacterium sequence ACAATATTGATTGTGCATCCACCAAACCCAGCTCCGGTCATTCTAGAACCAAGGCTGCCTTCGTTTAATGCTAAATCAACTAAACCATCTAGTTCTTTACAAGATACTTGAAAGTCATCTCGTAAAGATTGATGAGATTGTGTAATTAATTTTCCGAATCCTAAGATATCATGTTTGATAAGAAGTGAATAAGCTTCAAGCGTTCTTGAATTCTCACTAATCACATGAGTCGCTCTTTTTAATAAAATGGGATTTTCAAATAGATTTCGGTAAGGATTAAATTCTTGAATAGAGATATTACATAAAAAATGAATATCTAATTTTTGTTGTAAGATAATTAAAGCTGCTTCGCATTCTTGCCTTCTTTCATTATAGGCAGAATCAACTAAACCACGTTTTACCTTTGAATTACAGATGACAATTTCGTAATCTTTTAAATCAAGTGAAACCAAAGAATACTCAAGTTTAGCCGTATCAAGCAAAAGTGCATGACCTTCTTTTCCGTTTGCGATTACAAACTGATCCATAATGCCACAGTTAACATGAATGTATTCATTTTCTACTTTTTGAGATAAAAGTGCAAGATCTGTTTTACTTATACCTAAATGAAAACATTCATTCATCATGGTCGAAATCAATAATTCGATGGAAGCACTGCTCGATAATCCCGCGCTTACAGGAAGATTTCCAAGAATCGCAATGTCAAATCCTTGATTGATTTTATATCCTCTTAATAGGAGTTCTTTAATGACTCCTTTTGCATAATTTGCCCATCCATGTGAAGATTGATAATTTAGATTGATTAAATTTAGTGTGATAATACCAAATTCAGACAAATTTTCGGAATATAAACGTATCAATTTATCGTTTCTTAAAGAAATAGCACCATAATTTCCAATAGACAGTGCACAGGGAAAAACGTATCCACCATTGTAATCGGTATGTTCTCCAATTAAATTAATTCTTCCAGGTGAAAAAAAGAATCTAGTGTTTGGATTTGGTTCGAATTGTTTTTCAAATATGGTTCTTAAAGTCTCTTTCATAGTTAACACACCCTAACTCTTTTAGTATACCTTAACAACCGCCATTTATCAAGGTAAATCTAAGTTGAAAAAAAGGACTTCCGTCCTTCTTTTTTAATTTAAACCAAATAGACTTTAATAAGTTTATACAAACCGTTTCTAACATTTTCTGCAAACGTATCTGAAATAAATTCAGAAGAAACTAAAGTAATATATCCGTTATAATCTGTAAGTTCATATTTTTCGATTTTACAATCAAATCCATTTAAATGATTTGGATTGTAATAGAGTAAACTTGTATGCATGAACGTTGTAACTACAATATCGTCTTTAAAGAAATCAGCAGTTAAAAGGGGCTTTAATTTTAACCGTAAAGTGTTATCTTCATAAGTGAAAATTTCTTTCCCGTAAAGTAGTACAGACCAAATACTAATGATTTCAGCCGTTGAGCCACTTAATCTAGATACAAATCCTTGCCCATGTAAGTTTGGATTTGGATTATTTGAAGTAGCGATAAAAGAAGAATTTTCAAGGGTAGAACGGCCATAGATTTCTGGATCCATAAAACAAACTAAATTATCCCTTGCCTCTTCAAAAAAAGCATCGATTTGTCCAGATTTTAATATTCCAAGTAAATATTTATAGGTCATATGTAAGAAATTGGCTTCTCGTTCCAACCACCCTTTGGTGAAGGCTCTAATTCTGCCTATTTCATAGCCATATTTATCTAAATTTTCACTGGTTTTATACATTTTAAGTTTTTTATCATAAATCCCTGAGTTTTTCACTTTTTGGACTAAAGTACTATTTTGTTCTAAATTGGAATTGTATTTCAAAAATCTTGCTGGAGCCTCTAAGAACAAAGGCAGTTTTTTCATAGTAAAATGTTTTACGTGAACCAAAGGCAATCCATAATGTCCAATGATTGGTTGACCTGACTTATCTGTTTGAACTTCGTAATCATCGGCTTCATAATAGAGATAGGTAGGAATAATTCCTTTTCCTAAATCGAGGGCTTGTTGCAAAGAACGTTTTAATTTTTTTTGCATTTTGTTAAGGATATCTAATAATGATTTAACAGGAAGCTCCACCATTCTTTCGATAGGGGTTCTTAATGTCTCTCGATAGATTTCTCTTAGAGTAGAGATACTATCCCAATAAATAAATGCATCAGAATCATCTGCTTTTTCCATGTTTTGAAAAAACGTGACAAAAGAAATAGGAAGCACTATTTTTTTGGAAGTATCGATATGTTTTAATAAATAATCTACTAACCTAGCAAGTTCAATTGTTTCGCTTATTCCACTTGCAAATAATCCTGGAAGACCATTCATTGCATCGTTCCAACCGGGTTTATTGGCTTCCATTTCAAGCCCAATTCCTAACGGATCTAATAAAGCAAATTTGTTAATGGCTAAAACAAATAATTTAGAATACAAAGTAGCTTTGATGATAGATTTATCTTTTAATTTAAGCCAATTTGTACCATGTTCATTCATTTCAAAAGTGTTGATGACTTCTTTGTCAGGATGATGCAAGGCACCATATTGGCGAATCTTTCCAAAACGATCTTTAACATATTTTTCACTTCTTGGATAGACAGATGCAGGACTATTAAAATAAGTATAGGAAGAGTCACCATATAACAAAGCGTTATTTCGATCTGGAAAAATATGATCATAATTTTCAATTAAATCTAAAAGATAAGTCCAATGATCTACCCAATATCCTTCATTGAAACTTGCTTCTATGTTTTGAAAAGAAAGACTAAAGATTTTGTTAAAGATTGATTCATCAGTTAATTTTGTCGAAAGATTTTCTTGATGCATCAAGTTAATAATACTTCCTGGAGTAAACTTTCCATCAAGGAGTTTTTCCATCGCTTTATTTTCAACTAAAAAACACTCTTGAATTAGTTCTTTTGCTTTTGTAGGATTTTTTAATTGGAAAGTGGAACCATTAATACCTAATGGATTAAACCCATCTGCTTGGATAAGAGACGCAAATACATGGATGTTATAGTTATCAATTTCTGGATGGAAAAGAATATCATTTCTTCGGTTTTGACACACATCACGGAAATTTCCATTTCCTTGAGAATAGAATTCTGGTGCAATTGAAAAGAAATTATAGTCTCGCTCTAAATCACCATGTTTTCGACTATAAAGATAATACACGAAATTTTCATTGGTTGTCTCTATGGTTAAAGGATATCCTCCACGAATTAAATTATCAAGATAACTTTGACGAATGTATTCATCAAAAAGAGGATAATTTGTCGTAGTTAAAACGTCATCAAGTAATTCATCAATGATTAACTTTGCCTCAACTTGTTTTTTCGTAAAATAGTTTTTTTCTTGAAAGGTACTTAGTTTGTGATTAATGATATTAATGTCTGATGTGTAACCAATTAAGGTTTCAATTTGAATAGATTCATTTACGTTTAACTTTTTAATGACAGGTGTAAAACCGCAAGGAATCTTATTTTCAGTGACTTGAGGTTCTAACAAAAGTTCTTCCAAAGTATGTTCTTCAAAAGAGCGAGCAAAATTTAAAGAAGTATCATAGCCAAATACTAAATCCATATCGGTAATTGGTAAAACAATTTTATGATTAACAAAAGTAGCGTAAAAATTTCCGGATTTGGTTTCTTTGGTTTCCGCTTCATCCCCAATGGAGGAGCGAAGTTTGTAAAAAGCAATTTTTTTATCAAGATTTTCAACATTCATCCAACTTCTTAGTAAATTAGATATGGCTTTATACCCACCATAGTCCACTCCAGAAGGAAGGATTTGAGCCAATCCATCCAAGACTTCGAAAGAAATGGGTTCTTTTGAAACATTTTTAATTTCTACTAATCGAGTCAAAGCTGCAATGTCCTCGTTTGGTAAGCCAAAATACGTTACGCTAATACTAAGGCCTAATGTATGGTTTTCTTCTATGATTTTTAAAGAACTTTGTGTAATATGCATTTTACGAGTTTGTGTTTGATCTGAGTTATCAAAAAATTCATGGACAACACCATTGACTTTAATAAAAGTTCTAAATCCGATTTTTGAAACATACATATATGCTAGATTTGCAGGGTAAAACTCTAAAATAGCACCATTTTTATCTCGTATACCAAAAGAAGAAACTCCTTGACCCCGGTTTACATAAAAGGCCCACAAAGGAATTCCTTTTTTCCCCGCAAGTCCAGGAAGAAAACTTGCGAAGGTTTTTTTTCGATCATATGAATTAATTTCAAATGTTTTATCAAAATATAGATAATCTTTATTCATTAGGAACCTCTCTTTATGTAACCAGTTTCACAGTTTAATTATATCTTACTTAACAAAAAAAAACAATAAAAAAAAGCATTGAAATAAAAATTCAATGCTTTTCGAAATTAAACAATCGTTAAGGCTAAGATATACATGATGATTGCAAAAATCTCGGTTAAGATGTACAAAAGAATGGCAAAGTATGGCTTTAATTTTCCTGACAAAAAACGAAGTAAAACAAAAAATATTGTTTCAATGAAAAAGATAAGAATTAAAAAATAGAATTCATCATAAGCCGATTGATTAAATACCCCTTTTGAATAGATCATCATTAAGATATTTAAAGGCATTATGATTTGACTGATAAGAACTGGAAATCCTTGTAATAGAAAAATATCAGGATTTAATTTTGGTTTTATTTTCGGTAATTTAAAATTATAAATAGAACCAAATACCATCGAAATAAAAGGAAAAACAATCATAATAGATCCATAAACAATATCATTACGAAAAGAAAAAAAATGTAAGATTGAAAATACAATAAGCCCTATAAAGAGCCAAAAGTCAAAATATAAAATCGGATATTTTACTTTCATTTTAGTCAACCATTTAGGTAAACGCATTATTTTAAGAATTAAAGTTGTAATCACGTAATATCCTCCTTTAAAAAAGAAAAAAACAGGTTTTATCCTGTTTTATGCTTGCGGGTACACAGATGCTTGTTTTCTATCTCTACCTAATCTTTCGTATTTTACAATACCATCGATTAATGCAAATAAAGTGTCATCTTTTCCTAAACCAACATTTTCTCCAGGATGAATTTTAGTTCCTCGTTGACGATAAATGATCGATCCGGCAGTACAATATTGACCATCAGATAATTTAGCTCCTAAGCGGCGTCCTACTGAGTCACGACCATTTTTAGTCGACCCTACCCCTTTTTTTGAAGCCATACATTCAAGTATATTAAGATTTAGTATCACTTGTTACACCTCCAAATTAGATTTTTCAAAAAATAAAATTACAGTTGAATTTCGGTTATCGTTAACTTAGTATATGGTTGACGATGGCCATTTTTACGGTGATAATGCTTTTTAGGCTCGTATTTAAAAACGATTATTTTAGCACCTTTACCATGTTTGTTTACTGTGGCAACGACACTTGCACCTTTAACATAAGGTTTGCCTATTTTAGTTTTTTCGCCACCTACCATTAATACTTTGTCGAACGTATAAGTTGATTCAACTTCCACTTCTAATTTCTCAATGTAAATTTCTTGCCCGACTTCAACTTTTAGTTGTTTTCCACCAGTTTCAATTACTGCATACATATTTTGTTTGCACCTCCTCATAAGATTAAGACTCGCCATCATGGTAACGAATTCGTTTTAAGACCATTCCTGTGCGGTATGCGTTTTACATACGGAAGTAATTATACAGTATACCATTCAATAAGTCAACTAATATTTACCCTAATTCTTGCGGATAAACTAAATTCCATTTTTTTCGTAAATGATCCATTTGTCTTAAAATTTCAATGGAATTTTCATGAGTCATAAGCGGACTTTCAATGCTTTTTTTCTTTATACATTTTATAGTTTCAAAAATCTCATATTCTAAACCATTCACAATATGCTTGTGTTCTATTTCTCGCAATGCTTTATGATTATTGTTGTAAAGAATTGCAAGATTAGCTGAATGAAACGAAGGAATATGAAAATACCCTTTGGTACCATAAATATATGCATCTGTTCCTAAATCTTCTACCAAAGAAGCCATCAAAACAGCTTGTGCATGAGGATAAAAATAAGTAATTGTTTCTGATAAATCGATTCCTTCTTTGCTCATAACTACTGTGCTCTCAATATTATCAGGAACACCTAAAAACAGATTTGCAAGTGTTAATGTATAAAGACCTACGTCTAGTAAAGCACCCCCACCAAGATTTAAATTAAACAATCGATTTTGTAAATCCATTTCCGCTTTAAAACCAAAAGTTGCATCAATTTGAATGATTTCTCCAATTTCGTCTTGATCGATTAATTTTTTTACTTCTAGAAGAGTAGGTAAGAATCTTGTCCACATCGCTTCCATTACAAAAAGATGTTTCCTTCTAGCAAGTTCATAGATAATGATGGCTTGTTTATGATTTAAAGTAAAACTTTTTTCACAAAGTATATGTTTTCCTTTTTCTAAACATAATTTCATTTGATCAAAGTGAAAAGAATGAGGGGTCGCAATATAGACACAGTCCACTAAAGGATCGTCTAACATTTCCTCATAACTTCCATAGGCAACTTGATAATGATATTTGTTTTTAAAGGTTTCTGCTTTTAACAAGTTTCTAGAGGCAATGGCATATAAATGTTCATTAATACCATTTACTGCACTTGAAAAGGAAGCAGAAATTCTGCCAGCACCCATGACACCAAATTTAATCATATTATCACCTTCTAAAATTATTATACCTTATTTTGAAATAAATATATACCCTTCAACATATTTCTCGAAATGTTTGATTATACTAAAATATATTCTTCAGGTTTCAAAAAATATGTTAAAATATTATTAGGAAGGTGATTACATGGATCCAAAATACATCTATTTAATAGTAGCATTAACAATTCTTATTATTTATTTAACCATATCCTATTTCATCTATAAAAAAATCTTTTTGATGAAAGGAAATAGACAATATAGTGTAGTCAATCAAGAAGATCCTTTTTTTAATCCTTCTTGGAAGTGGTACGAAAAAGTTCCAAAAGAAACTGTAAAAATAAAGGCTTATGATAATACAATTTTAAAAGGTGTCTATATACCAAGCATTGATGAGAAATCTTTAAATACAGCTATTATCTTACATGGATATCATTCTGTTTCAACGGATATGGTACTTGTCGCAAAAACGTATAGTGACTTAGGATTTAAAGTTCTTTTACCGGATTTAAGAGGTCATGGACTTAGCGAAGGAATATTTACAAGTTTTGGCCATTACGAAAAATATGATTTGAAACGTTGGATTAATTTTGTGTTAAGAACGTATGGCTCAACGGATAGCATTTTACTAGATGGCGTTTCGATGGGAGCTTCAACTGTTATGTTAGCTTCCACGTTACAATTACCTGAAAACGTCAAGTTTATTGTCGCAGATTCTGGGTTTCCAAGCATGAATGAAGTGTTTATTAAAAGTTTTAAGCCAAAAATAGGACTGTTATTTTTACCTGGAGTTAGTCTCATTACTTATTATTTTCATCATTTTTTTCTAGGACAAATTAAACCAATTCATGAAGTTAGAAAAAGTAAAATCCCCATTTTTTTCATCCACGGGACACAAGACGAATTGATACCTTTTGATATGGCAAAAAAACTATATGCCACTTCAAAATCTCCCTTTAAAGAATTGTATTCGGTTGAAAATGCAAAGCATGCTTTAGGATATAAAGATGACAAAGCAGGAATTGATGCTAGATTAAAAGAGATTCTACCAGATTTTTTTGACATTAAAAAATCGTTTTTAAAACAAACAAAATGAGCTTAAATTAAGCTCATTTTTATTTTATTTACAAAAGAGTTATTCTTTACTTTTCAAATACACTCTAGCTTCATAAGGCCTAAACATCGCATCTTTGGAATCTAATGGATAATTATGTAAGATACATTCATCATTTGTTAAAGTTATAAGTTGTTTTACGTTTAAAGGTTTCTTTGAGAAATTACAGATTACGATTAATTCTTGTTTTAGATAATTTCTTTTATAGGCATATATTTGTCTATTATAAAATTCAATGTCTTCATAATCTCCACACACAATAATTTCGTGTTTTTTTCGAAGTGATAAAATCATTTTATAATAATTTAAAATCGAATCAGGATTATTTTCATTCGATAAAACATTTATTTCTTGATAATTTGGATTCACCTTTATCCATGGAGTACAATCAGAAAATCCTGCATTTTTCAAGTGATTCCATTGCATAGGCGTTCTTGCATTGTCTCTTGACATCATTTTAATCTTCTTCATCATTCGTTTATGAGATAAATGCCACTTTCTTCCCGTTTTATAAATGTTTTTGGTTTCAATATCTTGATAGTCCTTTAAATCTTCAAAACTGACGTTGGTCATTCCTATCTCTTGACCTTGGTAAATGAAAGGCGTACCTTG is a genomic window containing:
- a CDS encoding cellobiose phosphorylase is translated as MNKDYLYFDKTFEINSYDRKKTFASFLPGLAGKKGIPLWAFYVNRGQGVSSFGIRDKNGAILEFYPANLAYMYVSKIGFRTFIKVNGVVHEFFDNSDQTQTRKMHITQSSLKIIEENHTLGLSISVTYFGLPNEDIAALTRLVEIKNVSKEPISFEVLDGLAQILPSGVDYGGYKAISNLLRSWMNVENLDKKIAFYKLRSSIGDEAETKETKSGNFYATFVNHKIVLPITDMDLVFGYDTSLNFARSFEEHTLEELLLEPQVTENKIPCGFTPVIKKLNVNESIQIETLIGYTSDINIINHKLSTFQEKNYFTKKQVEAKLIIDELLDDVLTTTNYPLFDEYIRQSYLDNLIRGGYPLTIETTNENFVYYLYSRKHGDLERDYNFFSIAPEFYSQGNGNFRDVCQNRRNDILFHPEIDNYNIHVFASLIQADGFNPLGINGSTFQLKNPTKAKELIQECFLVENKAMEKLLDGKFTPGSIINLMHQENLSTKLTDESIFNKIFSLSFQNIEASFNEGYWVDHWTYLLDLIENYDHIFPDRNNALLYGDSSYTYFNSPASVYPRSEKYVKDRFGKIRQYGALHHPDKEVINTFEMNEHGTNWLKLKDKSIIKATLYSKLFVLAINKFALLDPLGIGLEMEANKPGWNDAMNGLPGLFASGISETIELARLVDYLLKHIDTSKKIVLPISFVTFFQNMEKADDSDAFIYWDSISTLREIYRETLRTPIERMVELPVKSLLDILNKMQKKLKRSLQQALDLGKGIIPTYLYYEADDYEVQTDKSGQPIIGHYGLPLVHVKHFTMKKLPLFLEAPARFLKYNSNLEQNSTLVQKVKNSGIYDKKLKMYKTSENLDKYGYEIGRIRAFTKGWLEREANFLHMTYKYLLGILKSGQIDAFFEEARDNLVCFMDPEIYGRSTLENSSFIATSNNPNPNLHGQGFVSRLSGSTAEIISIWSVLLYGKEIFTYEDNTLRLKLKPLLTADFFKDDIVVTTFMHTSLLYYNPNHLNGFDCKIEKYELTDYNGYITLVSSEFISDTFAENVRNGLYKLIKVYLV
- a CDS encoding alpha/beta hydrolase, with translation MDPKYIYLIVALTILIIYLTISYFIYKKIFLMKGNRQYSVVNQEDPFFNPSWKWYEKVPKETVKIKAYDNTILKGVYIPSIDEKSLNTAIILHGYHSVSTDMVLVAKTYSDLGFKVLLPDLRGHGLSEGIFTSFGHYEKYDLKRWINFVLRTYGSTDSILLDGVSMGASTVMLASTLQLPENVKFIVADSGFPSMNEVFIKSFKPKIGLLFLPGVSLITYYFHHFFLGQIKPIHEVRKSKIPIFFIHGTQDELIPFDMAKKLYATSKSPFKELYSVENAKHALGYKDDKAGIDARLKEILPDFFDIKKSFLKQTK
- the rplU gene encoding 50S ribosomal protein L21; translation: MYAVIETGGKQLKVEVGQEIYIEKLEVEVESTYTFDKVLMVGGEKTKIGKPYVKGASVVATVNKHGKGAKIIVFKYEPKKHYHRKNGHRQPYTKLTITEIQL
- a CDS encoding galactokinase, with protein sequence MKETLRTIFEKQFEPNPNTRFFFSPGRINLIGEHTDYNGGYVFPCALSIGNYGAISLRNDKLIRLYSENLSEFGIITLNLINLNYQSSHGWANYAKGVIKELLLRGYKINQGFDIAILGNLPVSAGLSSSASIELLISTMMNECFHLGISKTDLALLSQKVENEYIHVNCGIMDQFVIANGKEGHALLLDTAKLEYSLVSLDLKDYEIVICNSKVKRGLVDSAYNERRQECEAALIILQQKLDIHFLCNISIQEFNPYRNLFENPILLKRATHVISENSRTLEAYSLLIKHDILGFGKLITQSHQSLRDDFQVSCKELDGLVDLALNEGSLGSRMTGAGFGGCTINIVSKDRVEEFKKNVSRAYVGLFGITPDILISYASDGAKEI
- a CDS encoding Gfo/Idh/MocA family oxidoreductase; translation: MIKFGVMGAGRISASFSSAVNGINEHLYAIASRNLLKAETFKNKYHYQVAYGSYEEMLDDPLVDCVYIATPHSFHFDQMKLCLEKGKHILCEKSFTLNHKQAIIIYELARRKHLFVMEAMWTRFLPTLLEVKKLIDQDEIGEIIQIDATFGFKAEMDLQNRLFNLNLGGGALLDVGLYTLTLANLFLGVPDNIESTVVMSKEGIDLSETITYFYPHAQAVLMASLVEDLGTDAYIYGTKGYFHIPSFHSANLAILYNNNHKALREIEHKHIVNGLEYEIFETIKCIKKKSIESPLMTHENSIEILRQMDHLRKKWNLVYPQELG
- the rpmA gene encoding 50S ribosomal protein L27, with product MLNLNILECMASKKGVGSTKNGRDSVGRRLGAKLSDGQYCTAGSIIYRQRGTKIHPGENVGLGKDDTLFALIDGIVKYERLGRDRKQASVYPQA